The Miscanthus floridulus cultivar M001 chromosome 6, ASM1932011v1, whole genome shotgun sequence genomic interval aaacaagaacgggtccacgccacccgagaatacagtactccaccattccagcccatggccacgtgggtacacgctattcccgccatctctccactcccagtgcgtgagtagccattctcgtaatagaattgccaagttcaggcttaccggagtatgtggttagtactacaaattctcacctcatacaattcaacaacggacgtgccttaatcgacacaggcggaaagaacccgctcacaagacctccatgtcttgtggctcacacacaccgagtccgcccggtctagatttattactccacattcccatatcacatgctaacataattaatcaatgttccatttaaaacttgcaggtggcaggtagtcacccgactttcatcgttctacgcatagctaagcaaaactacacatatacgagtttaagattggtaatatggtaaatatggaataacaagggtggtaatgcaacaattaggcttttacttaactcctaatcacttaatgcagtaacggaaagcaaaagcgaaattaatttataaaacacaaggtagggttgtatgcatccggggcttgccttcgttgacgaaaagtccggttcctgcgacgttacacaagtattcgacccgacctcaacagacggattaacctcttcaacagcttgattaactaccacgttttcaccttcgttcactacacgtaataacaatgccatgtttaacatgatgcggaattcgaaacatgatgctcgatgagggatgaaaaattaataatttgaatacaactttccttcgcggtacagttgcaagtcaaacaaactaattctttttcgtaaacacatacatcaactgccaaggatcattaacaacaaatgacccaaggtcatcactcaatccaaaattccaaacaaaacctaaatcactaaaggttactatttgcttttatgaattaattatttaattcaaaattatgaaataaatcaacttattctaattgagcccaaaattttagtacatgttcattacatgttaactaagtggcaaaacaaatttcataatttttggataaataaataagcctagaaaaatcctggaaatccatttatgaataaattgagcaatttttatcacatttaaaacttactgaaaaacactatttcatatttttcttaaatactatacatctcagagaagtcacacaaaaattttcataatttttggagctctaaataaatctacacaaaaataacaaaaacagacactattcattcaaatctgaaaatagaaaaaatccatttgaacgctgagtcactgacatcggaccccacctgtcatcatctacctcccgcgtattgactacgacgacgacggcgctgaccggcgcaaactcaccgacggtgagtccaaaggcgacggtcaaggtaccaaaatgaccacatcatcacggcgcatcgactgaaggcactagctagacgaattactacgagttacgagcttggcgtcgaccatggcggatgcggtggctcggcgacgttacgccggcgaaacgaagccgaaaacggggaaacagagggcatgggaaggtccagtagctcaccacgaacacgttcaagcaagaattaaggccggagaagcaacgtagacacgggtcgacgtgaacagcaacggcggcggagcaaggatcgtcggtgacggtgtgccggcgactgcagtggataaaacggccaatcaatagtgaaatgagcactacggcatcgagacgaagctaaagggacatcaatcaagggcaacggctcaccgacggactctggccacgaagatgcgcatgcgacggtgaggttaccggccgcgaggaagaaggcgatgaaactcgagttcccggtgaagacaagccaaattggtgggtcagatggacgcgcaaggttcaggcggagctgggactagcttaacagcgacggtggagcacgacaacgacggcacgggctcgccgaagatggagcagcggcgacgggaaaaacagagagcgaagaaagaagaacgacggcggctctagagctttatagggcagccaaggaagcgcaagaaAGCCACGACGCAGCCTTCAGcacgccaacgcgacgcccagacggccacgcgcgcgactggaagcaagccgaagatcgccgccggtgtagcctgagcggtgagtactgttcacagaaattacaagtttgccattcgccaaatttcataaattactctcaaattttctaaacaactcaaaaatctccaaaaacaaaagttgttcaaaatcaaaagttctacaactttgcttttataaccatctcctaattcggtctagattttgaaatgaacttttgaatttgaataggaaaatttaccgaattacgcctttttgatttactcaaaaattttctaaacaacttgaaaaactccaaaaacaaactttgtataacttgccaagctctacacttttgcttttgggcccaaccccaaaatatgcttagattttgaaatggattttcagggtagggtttacatgttgaaacgcggggttttctcgaaaaattcaaaacccagtcaaactttgaacttgagttaaacaatacaattcaacactcattacacaaatgtaaacttgttttagtaaatgcacatcaaagttttcaccaaatgccaaatgctttgcaatgcatatgatgacatgtcagattttaacatttaaacacccgaggtgttacactcatGTTTTAATAAATCTCACAGTAGGGGTGCGCCCCTCCTGTTTTgcctaaaaaaatgacaagtacATGTGAGTAGGCATAGTTTGGACAGTACTGCCACATGCTATCCCATTACCATCTTATTGGAGGAGAAATATTTGGAAGATGCTGCAACACTTCCGGGAAACAATTTATTCTGGCGGAGTTTGTCCTAATGATACATATTTGCCATCAGTTCAATTCAAAAACATGGCCTACCGACCCTACCGTACACCCATGCTACTCAGTTGGTATGACCGAGGACAACAAAAAGAAATGAAGAAAAATGCAAAGGAGCTGATGTCATGAACATCTAGTGATTATGTTATGACAGTAGGTTTGTCTCTTCCTGTGAAATCCTTGAGCTTTGAAACAGACAAAGCCAGGTCTGCATTAGGAATTATCAAAGATTAAGTATTGGCATGTAAATAATTTCAAAGTTGAATGTAAAAAGTTCCATGGAAGAGCACAAGATAGTAACCTATTAAAGGCTTCAGAGCTGTTTGAGCATCGAGACTATGCTTTGAGATATCAGATTCAAATTGTTCTATGTAGAGGCGGATAGTAGCTCCAGCAGATCCGGTTCCCTACAACAGCATACTTAATCAGATTGTTGTAGATCAAACGTCAACaaattttatatatttttcaGGAAACGAAGCAACAGATGTACCGAAAGCCGGAAGATAATCCTAGATCCATCAGTGAAAACAAATCGAAGTCCTTGTTTTGATACCGTACTACCGTCTACCTGTGATATGGAAGCGAAGTGTGATTTATGCCAATCATTTCACACATGAAGGGGAGTGGAAGAGAGAAGCAGATAGTACAGGATCAGTATAGCTGAAATCATCAGCAAATTGGAGGGTGTAATCTCCTGCATCACGAGATCAAAAGCATCAGTTTTCAGGAGGCTTCCTCACAAAGTAAAATATACAAGTGCAACTAGATAAAAAAGATGCATGCAAACAAACCATATTTCTCTCCAGGCTTGCTATTTGCAATAACATCTTTAAGGTGATCCATCATCTTGTTTGCACTTTGTGATTCACACTCCTGTACAATTACAAATTACAAAATCATTGGTTAAACAAAAAACGCAGCCAACTTAGGAGGAACTAGTGGCTTCTTAATTAAGAAGAAATATGCACCCAAATTATTCTTGACAAAATCAGATTACTATGACTGTACAAGAAATTTGGTCAGGTGGTCCCAACATGTATGGCCTTAAGTGCAATTTCAGGAATCCATTTGGTTAAATACCTCATAATCATATCTAGAAAAGAAATTCCTGCCATAGGTTTTCCAGTGCTCCTTAGCAATATCTTCCACTGACACTAATCTCTCTCCAACCTTCTTATCCTTGTTCCGGTGTGCAAGTATGGAAAGCCAAGCCAGAACAGCCCTGAGAGTCAAGAGTTGACAATAGTATGGCTAGTTGTCTACAGACATTTCTCACAAACAGAAACATGAATGATGTCCAAAGCTTCTCTGTTTAGAACTTCAAAGAAAAAATAGATTAACAAAAGCTACAGATGATAAGTAATTTACTTCTTACCAGATGCCATCCTTCTCTCTAATGTGATCAGATCCAGTCCCAAAACTTTCCTCTCCGCAAATAGACAATTTTCCTGCATCCATTAGGTTGCCAAAAAATTTCCAGCCTGTTGGAACCTACGAAGTGGCGTCTTTGTCTTAGATAATCAAGTAGAATTACAGGTTTACAAAACTTGTCTGTTTGTATATGATAATGAGCAATGAAACTCCATGGCAAAGATACCTCAAAGAATGGAACATTCAATTTCTTGGCAACGCGATCAAGAGCACCACTGGTTGGCATTGATCTCGCGAGTCCCTAAAAAATAGTTCAAACTTAAAGATTCCTACCATCTCCAAGACAAAAATGAGAAGCAAGCAAAGTGCCATCACATTACTTTTGTACCAAACTGGAAATAAGGAATTGCTGCCTGTGCATTGGCTGCAATTATTGCAACAGAGTCTGATGGGGTAATAAAGAACCTTTTCCCAAGAATCATGTTCCGATCACCATCACCTGAAACAATTCATGCTTATCTGTTGTTATTCAGTTAGACTAAGCATTTGCTTGaaacaataaataaatatcaCTATACAATGCAACGAACTAAATAAAGATAGAAtggagtagggatgaaaatggtcagGAAAAGCATAAACTGTTTTGTTTTCATATATTTTGTTTAAAGAAATGAAATTGGAAGCGATATTGCCGGAAAAACACACAGCACCAGCGTTAAGGGTATATAGAATATGGTTAGTATTGGTCGGTGATTTATAGTCAAAATACGGTAACAAAGCACCATGCCACCTTACAAACGAACGAGAATAGCATGAAAAGCAATTCAAACAACATCTAAACAATACAATGGTTTAAGTTCAACATAGCACAAGACAAAGTTGACATAAATTTCAACATGGAAGAGCGGCAGCAGGACGGCGTGCGTCGTTTGTCGTGACTGCCAACTAAGGGAGTATGGCACATGGGATGGGGATGGGGCGGCTAGAGTTTGAGGCATTGGAACGTGCGTAGGGGTGCAAAAGGTCAGATACGGATGGATGCCTACAGATATGAATACAGATAGCTATAATGTTTCTCAGATTCGGATTCAAATTCAAATACAGATAGTGTCAGCTGTTTCAGTTgtgtctttttttttctcgaacacacaggagagctgcgtatcattgtattagtaGAAGAAAAGGAGTCATACATAGacccaaacacacacacacacacccctccGCACCTTCCCAGTTCTGTGTTCACCGTGTGTCAGATAAGATATGAATGGATATCGACATTATATAAATGCGATAAGATACGGATAAGGTATCGGATATTGAATATCTAGACTCTACGGACAGATCTAAACTCCTAACAGATTCGAACTCAGATACGGACGGAAAGTATCTGTACCATTTGCACCCCTAGGCGTGCGTCATGGGCTTGGGTTGGATAAAGGATGGAGTTGGCGTATTTTGAGGAAGAAAGCTGCTAATACCTACTAATACCTATGATTATTTCCACCAGAAAACGGTAAATTGCTTAAACGGTTGGAAATGGTAAAAATAGATACCACTTCCATATTTGCGTTTTTGGTTACAAATTCTGTTTTCCCCAAATATGCTATAAAACCTTAAAACGAGCTGTGGTAAACTTTACATTTCCGCTTTCATCTATAGCACAGAGTTTGCCAGCACAACAGCAGTGcattttcagatttaaatgaCAATGTCAAGTTAGAAACCAAAAACTTATAAAATAAGAATTCAAATGTAAATATGTGCACTAGCGGTAGTAATTTACATGGACAGTTCTAGACATGCACTAAATCTAACTGAATGGAAGGAGTAAATTACTAGCTTCTACATGGCCATCATTCAGTTCATAAGGTCAATGGCTAAAAGAATTCTCTCTTCGAGAAAGGAAAGCCAGGGACAATGTATGATTTGATAACTTCTGAatatttctaagctagtggattAATGCTCTCAAAGAATGCTTCATCTTGAACTGACAACTTTCCATTGCATAAGCAAGAACATTGAATTTTGGGCATATCCAATACTGAGAACATGGAAACAAAGTAGCAGTCTGAATCCAGACATACCATCACTTGCTGCACCAAAGTCAGGTGCATCGGTTCCAAACATAGTAAAAACAAGCTCCTTAGCGTAACTGTAAAACAATATCAGTCAATTAAATAATACAACCTGTAAACTTTAAATTATTGCATCACTAAGATTTCAGTTCTGCATAAGAAATTGAAAATTCAACTAGTGTCTTCGAAACATTGGGTTTCATTGGAATTCCAATCAATTATCAAACAAGAGAGTTGTTTCAAAGAAGTACAAAAATAAGTAGAAATAAAATGATTAAATATTTGTTCACATTTTGATAAATATATCCCTTTATACCAGAAATGATACACATACGTTAGATTTGGATCTGGATGACCATTTCCAAAATCTTCAAGAGGCACCCCATTTAATATGCAGTCCTGAAAACAAGGTATTTAGCATCAAACAAAATAATCTTTCAAGAGAACTAAAGCCTTTGTTTCAAGTAAATTAATATGCTACCGGATCAGCTCCAAGTTTCTCAACAAAAATAGGTCCTGCATACGCACCAGTAACTGCATGCATCGCATCGAATATGAACCTGTAAAAACAAGCTAAATATTCAACTTTATATGTGCTTTTTAATAGTATGCTCATATTACCAAGAACAACCAATGAGAAATTTTTGCCAAGAATAACCAAAGACACTGGTGAATAAGAACATGTATGAATAGTAGGTCAATATGAACATATGGATTATAAGGGGTCTAATAGTTACATTATTACTCAAGTAATACACTCACAATAACATGTAAATACAAAAGGAGatatagagagagagggagacctGAAATCAGGCCGAGAAAGCAAATCCTTGATAAGTTGGAAGTCAAATACATTCTGCAAGCCAAAAACAAACAAATTATTAATGAAATAAAAACAGGGTATTGCTCCccaatatttcactgcatacctCCATTAGTTCAAGGTAATCTGAAACAGGATCTATCACTTCTATGGTGAAATCACCATAGCTTACAACTCCAACAGAGGTTAGATCAGTATCAGGAATCCCTGCTGTTTTTATTTCAGAAATCTGCAGAACAAAATTAGCATTGCACATCAGCAACAATACAAGAAATGAACAGTAGATATGTATATGATGATTTATAGTGTTAGAGCTACATACTGAAAGTGTGTTCCCATAAATTTGATCAGTAATCGTCTCTGGTGCTGGCTGTCCACTGCTGTAGTTAAACTGTGAGAAAACAATGTTTACATCAGAATAGTTTGAAATCTCACGAATAAGGTAACAGAATTGCATCTTCTTTAAATCACCtatgaatattttttttttcattccaaATATTAGCTAAAGCATAACTAGATGCTCTCCCAATTGCTTGATTTgcaagatgaaaaaaaaactcgacctgaaAGGGTTAAGACTGCCCCCACAGCATTCCAAATAAGAAGAAGACCTCACCAGGTCGAGAAAAACCCGGAACCCCCGCCCCACCCTTACATGGTGGCTTTCCGTCGCCCAAGTGAGAATTGGGCCGgtgccagccccccccccccccccccccccccagtgcTTTGGATATGGGACgaacgaggggatttttttaacctcagcctgaaattcgctcccacgaggagtcgaacccaggatgAGGAGTGCCGCCGGGGTACTCTAACCAACTGGATTAGAGGCCCTTTGGCAAGATGCAAAAAATATCAAACAAGAAAATATATAAACATACAAAAGAACTTTATTTGTCTTCTTTTCCAGTAAAAGGAATCCATACATTGACAAACACAAACACAGCAATGTGTGTGAGTATACATATATTCAACTTCTCGATTGTCATTCCCTGTCACTATATCGACATCCATGGCTGGTAACCTTGATTTCTAGAAATAGTAAAGTTTTTGTTCAGTACTGCTTGCTCAAACATTCCATGTCATTATCCACTTGGAGTAAGTTTTAAGGATTCAATAAATCACTGCTGTAGAGGGAAAACACAATACACATCTTTTTACTGCCTAGCACACCTTAATACCCCAGTCATTGTCTGGTCCACCTGGATTATGGCTTGCACTCATGATAAAGCCACCATTGGCCTAAAAAAGAATTTAGAAACCATCAAAAACGGACAAAGTGGACAGTCATCcacataattaatttatgaagaTCCAAGACATACTTCTCTTTTACGAATTACTGCAGATACAGCAGGAGTTGACAGTAGACCATCCCTGCAAACAAAATGATGGACATTTAGACAATAACAAGACATGAAGTATGGGAAATAAAAAAGTTTGGTAGAGGAATAACATTGGGAAAGCATGCTCAATCCAAGGAAAGTATATATCATTTCCAAAGCACAGCATCAACTTAACATCAAGTGATTAACATACAGAAAGATAGTTTTGTGGCAAAATCATAAAATTGTTTAGTTGAATATTTTATGCATTCACAGGGTGCATGCTGCAAGCTTTAATCTGTATTCTATGGATAAATATACATGGTATTCTACCGAACGCTTTTCAATCATTTTAGTTGAACAAATAGGCCCACCTCTAATAGTTTCTGATTCATCCTTAAAAAATGATAATCAGCTGATTCCTTACCTGCCGACAATGATCTTCTGAACTCCATTTCCAGCTGCAATCTTAATGATGATCTATAGTTCCAACAGTACAGGTACTCACAAATATGTACAAACAAACATGGATCAAATAAATATGTGCTCATTCTACATTTCAAGCTGTACCTGAGCAGCCTCCTTGTTAAAGTACCGGCCATCACCCCCAAGTACAAGGGTTGCACCCACATAATCTTCAGGGGGCAAGGAATTGAATAGAGCCTTGAAACCACAGAAAATGGAGAAATCAATAGGACTTATGATATACATAAGCGCAACAGCAACAAATTGCAGCACACCTGAATCCAATTAGCAAGGTAGTTCTCCTGCTGGAACACTTTCACCTGAAAAGAACAGCAGAGAATGCTATCACAATCCATAATCTGTCACCATACCGGAACCTGTACAGCAATGTTTTTCCAGAGGAATAAAAGCTACTACTAAATCTGCATAGCTCGGAAGCAGTCAAATGGAGTACCTTTTTCCTCAGGCCACTAGTCCCCGTCTTCTGCCCCTCAACTGGCTTGGTCAGGATCGAGTTGATCTACACAAAAGGTTATAATAATCATTATCTGAGATTGTGCATCACACCAAAAGTACAAGACAACTCGATGATCCCCCAACCCATTGTTTCGAAAAGAAACTCTCCAATGGACCATACAATGATTCCTAAGTTAAAAAACGCATGAACACATGCATTTTTTTAGAGTTATAGGGCTCTGCCCAGTCTTAGCATTCAGCAAAGACACACATGTTCAGAGCTTCAGATACAGCATTCAGGTGGGCAACACCTGTCCATAGAGAGAACCAAAAAACCGAAGAAAAAAAACTACCAAAGCAAACATTCATCCATCCCTCCCAAGACAAGCCCCCAGATTCATTAAACTAAACCAGTTgcccttcttgtcttcatcctccaCCGAAAGACTATCAGATAGCATCAGCTTCACTTCTTCAGGAACATTCCTGCCCTTCCAGTTACGAACACATGCATATAAGCTAAAGTGACGGATAATCCCAAAACACACAGCAAGGCCACCATACAAGCAGTTTTGCAACTAATGCGTCTGGAGAAACACACGAACCCACCAAAATTATGAATCCCAGCAGAGAAACCGCAACCGAAATTCGGCTCCACGAAAAACAAAAATAGCACATACATTCGCCCACACCTCCCAGACCTTAGCAGCCGGAAATGTGGAACATAGCCACGTTCCTCGTTCCGGCAACGTCCACGTCATTTACGTTGCCGCGTTATAAAATGACACCCCAATGCAAGTTGCCGTTCACTTGTGGGAACATGCCTGCTAAGTCCCAGACCCGGTCGGTGGGCGCAACTTCTGACGGGAAGTGATAATTACAACTACAATTGCACGGGAGCCCTGCACAGAACCCGGCGCTATCAATCCGGCCACTCAAAAACCCAAGGGACGGGAGACGAGGAGCACTGGCGCCATCAATCACGCCTCATCGGCGGCCAGGAACAAGGAAAACGGTGGGATGGGGTCAACCAGGAACCATACCTTGAGCGCCTGGGCGGCTGACGGCGTCCCGGCGGAGGAGCAGCGGGCGACGAGGAGCGCTGGCGAGGCGCCCTGGCGGGCTGCGGCAGTGGCCCGCGGTGGTGTGGATCGGATGGTGGAGAGCAGCGGGCAGAGGCGGAGCGCGTGCGTCGTAGGCATTGTGGCCGCTGGCACGGCTCCGGTGGCACCGCCGTCAGCGCTAGACACGAGACGGGAGTGAGTGTCGAGACAGAAGAGTGGTCGAGAGGGGCGGGGGCAGTTTGtgttaaggatggcaacggatcgggttcggatcgggtggagtctccgtgcactcaaaaccgaaacccgaaatcgaaacccgaatccgtcccgaaaaccgattcgggtggaaatccatcaccaaaaccaaatccgcggatacccgaaacccgaacggatacccaaaacccgaatggatacccgaaacccgcggatatatatacacatattcacatgtataaacaagaggcaacaaataataaatattttcatgagtcaactttaaataaatttaataatctaagtaaataaattattattagtatattataaaacatgagttttaattccaaatgatttatttcggatatccattggatatccacgggtgaaaaatcaaacccgaaaccgaacccgattggtttcggaGCCCCGAACCtgaaaaccgtgggtgaaaaaccatcTCCAAACCTGAACCCGcagaacccgaaacccgcggatatccgccccaaacccgatccgttgccatccttagtttGTGTGGCGGGGAGCAGGTACAATAAAGCTACGTTAGATTGGCTTATAGTCAGGAGTCAGGACACCTCACCAAAATCCAATCCAATCCAACGTGgataagagagaaaaaaaaaagcggAAAGAAAATGAGGTTGGCGTTTGCAGCCCAGCCGGTTTCATGTGCCTAGCTTTCGATTTGTGGGGGCCGCATTATAGGACGTTGCCTGGCTACTACGAGCTCCCGGCAGCAGCAAGCTCGTGGTCGGCGCACCAAGCTACGAAGGGCGGCGAGCTTGTGGCCGGCACGCTGAGCTTGTGTCTGGGCAGTCAAGCTGCGAGCGGCGGGTGAGCTGCGGTAGAGTAACCTGCTGGTACCTGATTTTTCGCGTCCTATTCTTTAACACTATTTCAACAatattttttttaacaaaaagtGTTTTTTCCTCGTAACAAATAAGTATCACGGCATCctgaattttttatattttagcccttttttaaaaagtttttcacaaatagatCCCTGACGGAAAGATTTCAGAAAATGGACCTTTAGTTCGGcgtcattgatgctggcgccgagataacacgtctcggcgtcagcgtctctggcgccgagctcctgagcacggtagatgacatggcagtgagctcggcgccaagatctatggcgccgagcacTGGCATCTTGGCGCCGAGCACTGGCGCCGTAGCTcgacgccatagatcttggcgccgagctcactgccattTAACCCTGGCCAACCTTCCtgtccgagcgttcttcctcttctttctcctcctctcggttttttctctccccacttcatccctacctcacgaatcggtatattggaccttgaaaactttgatttgatccgtagatcttcgagagcaaggtatcctcgctcccctcctagtttttttcgcatcgattcggtatgtattagtcggatttttgaatgTAATAATCGTcgtcacttagggttttattgtatccatcaatatatgtattatacaaccgtaggatgatgtcaaggcgtgaaaaagctagcaaacctaggcgtatgtaattatgttatgggttcattgttgtgcatcaaatgggaaaccctaggtttgtggtttaatgttaactgctttgggttcttagaacgaaatttgTTGTATTGcagttatggttctcattaacatttatttgtgatgttttgatttatgtttgttaaattacatccgttttgttagatgcaagaaatgtttcgggaggagttttgacgaaaacggggtcgtcctcgagaattataccctgacgcgtctagcaaagatgcccccgtccctcctgacctctttgtccctaactgtgactgtggttttccggccccatgtttttcaatcgaaacattcgGACACaacggcgcgttgcttctacacatgcagtcgttttaatgtaagaaattgtttccactacctttttctttatttgtgtaagtatgctactaatattttgttggaatctcgttgtgtggaaccatgagaggtgttttttctttcagtggatcaatGGTGCAgataagtttgatcctaggtacctccttttcgatgattggtttagagggagacatccacgtgagcactttaaGCGGTGGGTTTCACCCCCCTAACCCTTCGCCAATGatagctaaggagaagcacctagccacagttaaACGACTCGATGAACCTTctctgtgcgattgtggagatcgagttatgataaaccctgagaatacgttggagtttatgtgtcc includes:
- the LOC136456237 gene encoding phosphoglucomutase, chloroplastic-like, with translation MPTTHALRLCPLLSTIRSTPPRATAAARQGASPALLVARCSSAGTPSAAQALKINSILTKPVEGQKTGTSGLRKKVKVFQQENYLANWIQALFNSLPPEDYVGATLVLGGDGRYFNKEAAQIIIKIAAGNGVQKIIVGRDGLLSTPAVSAVIRKREANGGFIMSASHNPGGPDNDWGIKFNYSSGQPAPETITDQIYGNTLSISEIKTAGIPDTDLTSVGVVSYGDFTIEVIDPVSDYLELMENVFDFQLIKDLLSRPDFRFIFDAMHAVTGAYAGPIFVEKLGADPDCILNGVPLEDFGNGHPDPNLTYAKELVFTMFGTDAPDFGAASDGDGDRNMILGKRFFITPSDSVAIIAANAQAAIPYFQFGTKGLARSMPTSGALDRVAKKLNVPFFEVPTGWKFFGNLMDAGKLSICGEESFGTGSDHIREKDGIWAVLAWLSILAHRNKDKKVGERLVSVEDIAKEHWKTYGRNFFSRYDYEECESQSANKMMDHLKDVIANSKPGEKYGDYTLQFADDFSYTDPVDGSTVSKQGLRFVFTDGSRIIFRLSGTGSAGATIRLYIEQFESDISKHSLDAQTALKPLIDLALSVSKLKDFTGRDKPTVIT